One Candidatus Zixiibacteriota bacterium genomic window, TCTGAAATGAAATTCGATGATATGCTTCAGGGTGATATAGTAATCCTGGATGTGTCCGGAAAAATCATGGGTGGTGAAGAGACTACCATGTTCCACGGGAAAATCCATGAATATATCAGCCAGAATAAGAAAAACATCGTAGTCGATTTGGCTCAAGTGGATTGGATGAACTCAGTCGGTCTGGGGATGCTGATCTCGGCCCTGACCACGGTAAAAAATGCCGGCGGTCGCCTGGTCCTGGCCAACATTAATAAGATCGAATCTATTCTGACCATCACGCGGTTGATCTCGGTTTTCGAGCATTACGACAGCCGCGAACTGGCGATCAAGTCTTTCTCGTAAGACGCACGCAGATAAAAAGATAAAAAGGCCCTTCGGTTTTCCCGAGGGGCTTTTTTCGTGGTCCTCCGGATTGGTTCCGCCGGAAACAATGATTCGTTACATCCGTAGTTGTTAGGAGAGGTTTGTACCGACTTGGCTGAACCGAGTCGGATGGGTTAACAAAATGTGCGTTATAGGGAGCATGTTTGATGAAATGCCAACTAGCAGGTTTTTTCTGCGTCCTGTTAACGATCACCGCCGTAACTGCTGCAGAGGACTTCACTCCGGATTACTCGCCCAGCCTGAACGTACCCCGCATTAATGGCACGATCGTGATCGACGGCGACCTGTCCGAATCGGCCTGGCGAACTGCTGCCGTAGCAGATAATTTCGTCGAAACCAGCCCCGGTGACCAGATCAAACCGATGGTAGAAACTCGTGCCCTTATCGCCTACGATTATAAAAACCTATATGTCGCCTTTATATGTCTTGATGACCCCGGTTCCGTTCGCACCTCACTTCGCGACCGGGATGAGATATTCCAGGATGACTATATCGGTTTGTTGCTGGACACCTACGGTGACGCCGGTTGGGCTTACGAACTGTTCGCCAATCCATACGGCATTCAAGGAGACTTGCGCCGATCACAGGATAACAACGAGGATGACGCTTTTAATATGATATGGGAATCGCGAGGGATAGTCACCGACAGCGGCTATCAGGTTGAAATCGCGGTTCCTTTTGCTTCGTTGAGATTTCCCGACAAACCGATCCAGACATGGCGCGCCAATTTCTGGCGCGACCAGCGACGCGATGTCAGACGGCAATATAGCTGGGTTGCACGCGATCTTAACAATTCCTGTTTTATCTGTCAGTTTGGTGATCTGCACGGCATCGAGGGCATCAAGCCGGGGCAAAATCTGGAGATTATGCCGAGTGCCATTGCTTATCAAAGCAGCGAGCGGAACGACGAGGGCACGCTCGTTAATTCCGACCCCGACGCTGAACTGTCCCTGAATGTTCGTTACGGCCTCACCTCCAATTCATCTCTCGAAGCTACGGTGAATCCCGATTTCTCTCAGGTCGAGTCCGACGCCGGGCAGATTGACATCAACACCACTTACGGACTGTATTACAGTGAAACTCGGCCGTTTTTTCAGGAAGGGGCCAACCTGTTCGATACCTACATCACGGCAATCCACACCCGCTCGATTAATGACCCTGCAATGGCTGCGCGATATACCGGTCAGTTTGGTCGTTTTTCGGTCGCTCTCCTGACTGCGCGAGATGATAATTCCACCCTGCTCCTGCCGTTTCGGGAACGAAACCTTCTCGCTCAGGCAGGTAAGTCATGGTCAAACATCGTTCGACTGCATCGGACGGTAGGCGAAAATTCCTATATCGGTTTTCTCCTGACAGACCGTCACCTCGACGATTTCGGCCCCAACGATGTTCACAAGGGAGGCTCGAACACCGTGACCGGAATCGACGGCCGCATCCGTTTGTCGGCCTCCGACCATTTCGAATACCAGATGCTGTATGCCCACACCAGGGAAGTAACCGACGGCCATCCGATAAAGATCGAAGTAGACGGTGTTGATACGACCTTCGACACCACCGCCATCGTATCATTTCCCGGTCTGACTCGGTTCGATCGTGATCGCCATACGGTCGATCTGGACGGAGAAAGCTACAGTGGTCAGGCTTTGTACTTCAGCTATGAACACAACTCACGCGGTTGGGCGTTCGATTTTGACTATAACGAGTACGCGCCGACGTTCCGGGCCGACGACGGCTTCCAGACTTACAACGATGGTCGCTATATGGGAGGTGGGGCACAGATGAACTTCCGCCCCAACGGACAATTTATTACCGCTTACTACGCGGGCGCCGAGTACGGCCGGGAGTGGGCTTACGATGGTAAAATGGAGTTCAAGTTCGGTGACGGGACAGTTGACGAGTGGATCCGGCCCTGGACTCAGATCAATTTGACCGGCCCGACTATTCTGTACCTGAGTTACTTGAACAGCCAGGAGCGATTTGCCGGATA contains:
- a CDS encoding DUF5916 domain-containing protein produces the protein MKCQLAGFFCVLLTITAVTAAEDFTPDYSPSLNVPRINGTIVIDGDLSESAWRTAAVADNFVETSPGDQIKPMVETRALIAYDYKNLYVAFICLDDPGSVRTSLRDRDEIFQDDYIGLLLDTYGDAGWAYELFANPYGIQGDLRRSQDNNEDDAFNMIWESRGIVTDSGYQVEIAVPFASLRFPDKPIQTWRANFWRDQRRDVRRQYSWVARDLNNSCFICQFGDLHGIEGIKPGQNLEIMPSAIAYQSSERNDEGTLVNSDPDAELSLNVRYGLTSNSSLEATVNPDFSQVESDAGQIDINTTYGLYYSETRPFFQEGANLFDTYITAIHTRSINDPAMAARYTGQFGRFSVALLTARDDNSTLLLPFRERNLLAQAGKSWSNIVRLHRTVGENSYIGFLLTDRHLDDFGPNDVHKGGSNTVTGIDGRIRLSASDHFEYQMLYAHTREVTDGHPIKIEVDGVDTTFDTTAIVSFPGLTRFDRDRHTVDLDGESYSGQALYFSYEHNSRGWAFDFDYNEYAPTFRADDGFQTYNDGRYMGGGAQMNFRPNGQFITAYYAGAEYGREWAYDGKMEFKFGDGTVDEWIRPWTQINLTGPTILYLSYLNSQERFAGYHFPGISRGEILIDVSPTEIISGEIDLEFGRSIYRTRPHWKTSGEDSVFIEPVLGWILETSAVLNLKPNQRFYTSLDFNYARMDYRDAYLRDRPEIADKRIYSGYILRSRTTYQFTRELFVRLVLQYDDFDETFNIEPLVTYRVNPFTKFFIGMTSSYNSYEMTRDDASTYDDWQTSSRQFFAKFQYLFRM
- a CDS encoding STAS domain-containing protein, giving the protein MKFDDMLQGDIVILDVSGKIMGGEETTMFHGKIHEYISQNKKNIVVDLAQVDWMNSVGLGMLISALTTVKNAGGRLVLANINKIESILTITRLISVFEHYDSRELAIKSFS